The Sulfurospirillum diekertiae genomic sequence GTGCTTTTAGAAAAAGTCAAAAATGTTATTATTAGTCATAAGGCTGAAGCTACAGAAGAAGCAACTAAAGTATTGCAATCCTTAGACGAGAGTGAAAAAAAGTCCGCTGCTTTTGATATTGACCAGATAGATACTTTAGAAGATGAGGATGAAGACAATACTTTGCCTATCAATCTTTTAGAAGAGCCTGATGATCTTGAAAAAGAAGAGGATGAAAAAGAACTTACTTTTGATGAGATTGAAGCAGAAGATTTGGGGTTAGAGCAAGAACTTTCCTTAGATGATATAGTAGATAAAAATGATGAAGATAAAGAGTTGAAAATTGATGATGAATTTTCATTTGATGAGTTAGATTCTTTAGAAAAAGAAGAAGTATCATCATTGGAAGATTTTGATTTTGATGAGGGAAATACCACTTCCCTAACTCCAACTGAAGCAGAAGATGAGCGTGAAGAAGAATTTGCAAATCCATCTATTCTTGATAGAGATGATATCAATGAAGTAAAACAACTACTGGATGAAAGCGAAGAAGAGGCTGAGGAAGAAGAAATTTCTGAATTATCTCTTGATGCGTTTGATTTGGATAAAGAGAACGAAGAAGCAGGAAAATTCTTTTTTGATGATATTGAAAAGGAAGATGAATCCTTAGAAAAAGATGATACGGAAAACTCATTAAATCTCGAATTAGACGATGTCTCTTCTTTAGATTTTGAAGAAGCAACTCCTGTTGGAGAAGAAGAGGAAGAAGATCAGAGCGTAAAAATACCTGAAGAGCAAGAAGAAATTATTGACGATTTTGCTGAAGATATTGAAGAAAAAATTGAAGAAGAAAAAGAGCTTGCACTTGAAGAAGATATATTGATTCCACAGGTTGATGTTGCCTTTGATGCTTTAGCACAAAGTGGTGACATTGACTCTCTTGATGATCTCAATGAAAATTTACTTAAAAAAGCGTTTGGTGAAGAGGTAAATGAAGAAGAATCTGCACCAATAAGCGTCCCTGAGGAAAAGGGTGAAAAAATTGAAGTGATTCGAGGCGAAATTGAAAGTAGTATCGCAAGAAGTATCTCAGGATTAGCACAAAGTGATATTCTACGAGAAGCACTTAAAGGGATGCGTATTAATATTTCTATTACATTTGATGAGAAAGAATAATGGTAAAAGGTAATCTTTTAGTCATTTCCGGTCCAAGTGGTTCTGGAAAAAGCTCATTGATGAAAGAAGTCATCAATGAAATATCAGATTCTTATTTCTCAATCTCAAGTACAACACGGGCTATTCGAGAAGGAGAAATTGATGGAATTAATTACCATTTTATTTCAAAAGAAGATTTTGAAAAAGACATTGATGCTGGCTTTTTTTTAGAATGGGCAAAAGTACACGATAATTATTATGGTACGTCACTCAAACCTATTTTAAAAGAGCTTCATGAAGGGAAGTTAGTAATTTGCGATATTGACGTGCAAGGACATAAAATTGCGCGGGAAAAATTTGGTAATTTAATCACTTCTGTTTTTATCACAACGCCAGATCAAAAAAGCCTAAAAGAGCGATTGATTTATCGTGGAACAGATAGCCAAGAGATTATTGAAAAACGTTTAGCGAATGCAGTTTCAGAAATGACGCGTATCCGAGAGTATGATTATGTTTTAATTAATGACGATTTTAAAATAGCGTTACATGACATGTTGGCAATTGCTTATGCTTCACGTAAAAAAATGGAATTGATGGATTTAGGTGAGTTTATTAGCTCATGGGCAAATATCGATTAAAAAGAGTGCTTCATTTTTTGTTTATAAAAAAATGATACAATAAATATAAAGTTTATAAGGACAAAGGAGAGAGTATGGGTTCATTTAGTATTTCACATTGGTTAGTGATTTTGGCAGTCGTTGTTTTATTATTTGGTGCTAAGAAAATACCAGAGCTAGCTAAAGGTGTAGGTCAAGGTATCAAGGATTTTAAGAAAGCCATTAAAGAAGATGAAGAAGCTAAAACGACCGTTGATAAAGTGGAAGTAAAACCAGAAGCTGGTGCTACTCCAACGGCTACAACAACAGCCGCACCAGCAGATGAAAAAAAAGTCTGTATAAGGTTATCTATTGAAAAAATCGGTTATTCGTGCTATTAAAGAGACATTGCAAAGAGAGTTTGTTTTAGAAAAACCTACCAATCTTTCTTTTGGTCATTATGCAACTCCCATCGCTTTTTCTCTTGCTAAAGAGTTAAAAAAATCGCCTATTGCTATTGCTGAAGAGATTTGTAAAAAGTTTACCATTGGAGAAATTTTTCAAGAAGTTACTCCGATTAAAGGTTATATCAATTTTAAACTCAGTGAGAGTTTCTTAGACCAATATGCGACATGGGCCATTCAAAATGAGGCACTTTTTGGATCTGATGAGCAAAATGAATCTATTTTATTAGAATATGTGAGTGCAAATCCTACGGGACCTTTACATATTGGTCATGCAAGAGGTGCTGTTATTGGTGATGCACTGGCTCGTATTGGAAAGCACTTAGGGTATAAAATTACCACAGAATACTATGTCAATGATGCAGGTAATCAGGTTGATCTTTTAGGTCTTTCTCTTTATCTCTCCGGACGCGAGCATATTCTAGGTTTTCCAGTAGAGTGGCCAGAAGAGTTTTATCGAGGTGAATATATTATTGACCTCGCCCACGTTGCTTCTGCGGAATTGGGGAATGCTATTTTTGAAGATGAGTCCAATATTCCATTGCTTTCTATTTGGGGTAAAGATAAGATGCTAGAACTTATCAAGTCCAATCTTGCCGATGTTGGTATTGAATTTGAACAATTCGTCAGTGAAAAGTCGCTTTATAACAAGTGGGACGAAAGCTTTGCAAAACTTCAAAAAAGTGATAAAACCTATACTGAAGGTGGTAAAGTTTGGATTCGCTCTACTGAACTTGGAGATGAAAAAGATCGTGTAGTTGTCAGAGAAGATGGCAGACCAACCTATTTAGCGGGTGACATTATTTACCATGACAATAAGTTTCAACGAGGGTATGATAGCTATATCAATATCTGGGGTGCTGATCACCATGGGTATATTACCCGCGTGAAAGCTGCTATTCATTTTTTAGGCTATGATGAGCAAAAACTTGAAGTAATTTTAGCACAAATGGTTTCGCTTTTAAAAGGCGGTGAACCGTATAAAATGAGCAAACGTGCAGGTAATTTTATCTTGATGAGCGATGTTGTGAGTGAAGTGGGAAGTGATGCTTTACGTTTTGTATTCCTCAGCAAAAAGTCAGATACTCATCTTGAATTTGATGTGGACGTCTTTAAACAAGAGGACAGCAATAACCCAATTTTTTACATCAATTATGCGCATGCGAGGATTAATCAGATTTTTGCAAAAGCTGGTAAAACACTTGCCGACGTGCAAAATGTTAAGCTTGAAAATTTAAGTGAAGAGGCTCAAAACCTTCTCTTTAGTGCACTGTTATTGCCAGAAGTTCTTGAAGATACCTTTAGTTCTCGCCAAGTACAAAAGCTGACAGAATATCTTAAGTCGCTTGCTGCTGCTTTACATAAATTTTACAATGAAAATCGTGTTGTAGGTAGTGAAGATGAAGAAAAATTTCTCAAACTCTTTGCTGTTGTAGGACTATCACTGCGTGTTGGGCTCAAACTTATAGGTATTAATGCGAAAGATAAAATGTAAAGTGTGATCGTGAATAGATCACACTTTATTGCTTCTATTATCTCTTTTTTAATTAAAAATCCCAAAGCTTTTCTTTTAGCACTTCTTTTAGGAGGGCTATCATACTCGTATGAGTTTTTTATTGCACGTGATACAATGGTCTTTCAAGGCGTACCAAAAGCAATAGAAAGCTCTTTAGAAACATACACGCGAATCTTTCGTAATCGAGCTTATATGGTAGGCTATTCTGACCTAAGAGGAAATCCCTTATGGGTCGTTTACAAGCTCACACCTCCTTTTCAAAATGTATCACCTCTCAAACGACCGGATAGTTTTAATGCGGATTGGCGTAATATGGGATTGATTA encodes the following:
- the gmk gene encoding guanylate kinase, whose product is MVKGNLLVISGPSGSGKSSLMKEVINEISDSYFSISSTTRAIREGEIDGINYHFISKEDFEKDIDAGFFLEWAKVHDNYYGTSLKPILKELHEGKLVICDIDVQGHKIAREKFGNLITSVFITTPDQKSLKERLIYRGTDSQEIIEKRLANAVSEMTRIREYDYVLINDDFKIALHDMLAIAYASRKKMELMDLGEFISSWANID
- the argS gene encoding arginine--tRNA ligase, which codes for MKKSVIRAIKETLQREFVLEKPTNLSFGHYATPIAFSLAKELKKSPIAIAEEICKKFTIGEIFQEVTPIKGYINFKLSESFLDQYATWAIQNEALFGSDEQNESILLEYVSANPTGPLHIGHARGAVIGDALARIGKHLGYKITTEYYVNDAGNQVDLLGLSLYLSGREHILGFPVEWPEEFYRGEYIIDLAHVASAELGNAIFEDESNIPLLSIWGKDKMLELIKSNLADVGIEFEQFVSEKSLYNKWDESFAKLQKSDKTYTEGGKVWIRSTELGDEKDRVVVREDGRPTYLAGDIIYHDNKFQRGYDSYINIWGADHHGYITRVKAAIHFLGYDEQKLEVILAQMVSLLKGGEPYKMSKRAGNFILMSDVVSEVGSDALRFVFLSKKSDTHLEFDVDVFKQEDSNNPIFYINYAHARINQIFAKAGKTLADVQNVKLENLSEEAQNLLFSALLLPEVLEDTFSSRQVQKLTEYLKSLAAALHKFYNENRVVGSEDEEKFLKLFAVVGLSLRVGLKLIGINAKDKM
- the tatA gene encoding twin-arginine translocase TatA/TatE family subunit produces the protein MGSFSISHWLVILAVVVLLFGAKKIPELAKGVGQGIKDFKKAIKEDEEAKTTVDKVEVKPEAGATPTATTTAAPADEKKVCIRLSIEKIGYSCY